In the genome of Panthera uncia isolate 11264 chromosome X, Puncia_PCG_1.0, whole genome shotgun sequence, the window cagcacccaggggcccctcacagTCCTACAGGAGCGACTGCTGCAAAAGTTGGGGGACAATGCCTACCCCTTTACCCTGCAGGTACTGGCCCCCAAATCCTGGGCAAGGTTTCCAGGGAATGTTAAGAGAGGAAGCTACAGAAGGAAAACACAGTTGGGGAGGGGGTCCCTATTTCTTCTGTTTGCTGACCTCCTTCTGATCCCCTAGATGGTTGTTAACCTGCCCTGTTCGGTGACACTGCAGCCAGGTCCCGAAGATGCGGGAAAGGTGAGGTCTGGGTTCTGAGAAAGAGGGATAGTCAGGATGAAGGACAGAGGGACAAATGAAAAAGACTGGCAAAATGGACAGCTAAGGGATGGTGTCAGGCATTTCCTTATAGAACCCAAGAGGAAAGGATAGGCAGTGTTAGAAGTGAGTTCTCTTGGCCCCTTCACCTTTGCAGGCCTGTGGGATTGACTTTGAAGTGAAGAGCTTCTGTGCTGAAAACCTGGAGGAGAAAATCTCCAAGAGGTAGTCTTTGGTCCTCTCCAGAGTCCCTGCCTGTGCCAGGAaacagatcttgatctcaggacaGAAACAGCCCAGCTTCTAACCTCCATAGTACCATCGCCACCAACTCAGATGTCCAGCTCCGATCCCCCTCTGACTTCTCTTCTTTGCTCCAGGGCAGTAAACtgacttttctgtaaagggccaaaaaataaacacttaggcTTTTTGAGCCCtatggtttctgtttctgttacaactactcaactctgccattggaGTGTGAAAGGCAGCCATAGAtagtatgtaaatgaatgagccgGGCTGTCTTCTGATACTTTATTTATAgacactaaaatttgaattttatatgatTTCCACATGCCATGAAATATTAtcgttcttttgatttttttcaaccatttaaaaatgtaatcgcCGTTCTCAGCCTtgggccatacaaaaacaggccagatttggccagtgaGCCATAGTCTGCTGACCCACGGTCTAGATGTCTACACTGAGGGTCTATTGGAATTCTCTGAGGGAGGTTTTACCTCACCTCCACCCCAACCCCAAGCCAGGACTGGGCCATGGGGTTGGCATGGAGCTCTGTGAGTCCCAGAGATGTTCTGGCTGACCTCTTGGCCTCTCTTCAGAGACTCTGTACGGCTGGTGGTTCGGAAAGTACAGTTTGCACCCCTGGAACCAGGCCCTGGTCCCTGTGCCCAGACTGTCCGCCACTTCCTTCTGTCATCTCAGCCCCTACAACTCCAGGCCTGGATGGACAGGGAGGtttgtgacccccccccccacttcctacCCCCTACCCTGCAAGCCCTCTGAAACCCTGATTCTTCACTGATTTCCTACTTGGGTAGACAGGGATGGAAGCCAGGGTGGCAATAGTGCTAAGGAAACAGAATTCTAGGTCTTGATCTGGGTGTTCTCCCTCCAACCTCATGATGAGCCTCTCCTCCTGCTCCAGGTTCACTACCATGGCAAACCCATCTCTGTCAATGTTTCTGTCAACAACTGCACCAACAAGGTCatcaaaaaaatcaagatttcaggtgattttcttttcctatccCTCTGCACCTGGTCCCTAATCCACACATCTTTTTCCAAAATCCTGCCTCACCTATCCAGGCTGCATTTATCTGGACTTTCCCTTTAATGAAGGCTTATCAAAATACATATCTTTGTCCATAAGCATATTTTAGTACATCATGCATAGTGTACCCATGAATAAGGTCACATCTGAGGGTGGTGAGTTGGGACCTTGAGGATGACTAACTGATTATAGTCATGTGCTTTTCCTGGCTGTTCAGTCGACCAGATCACAGACGTTGTCCTGTATTCCCTAGACAAGTACACCAAGACCGTGTTCATTCAGGAGTTCACGTGAGCTGGCACTGGGGCTGGGGTCAGAGAGCCAAGGGGTGGGTTGGTGGGAAAAGGGTCAGGGACTGGAGGCAAAGAAGGGGgttcaggaaagaaggaagagggtaaGAGCCCAGGACTGACGAAGGTCAACGTGAGGGCTGATGTAGAGAAAGGGAGGGATTCCCAGGAGAACTAGAGGGAGGATACCCATAACAGGACCATCAAAATGCTGAGAGAGGTCAAGGGCATAAGGATTTCCCACCAGAGCAAATTGTTCCCCCTCTGCACAGTCACACATGCCAGCTCTCCTGGATACTCCAGTAGGTTTGTGGAATTGTGCAAGATACTCTTGGGAATGAGTGTACATGTAATTGGCAAGCCTAGTctaagttcttttcttcttctccttttaaagGGAGACTATAGCTGCTAACTCCAACTTCTCTAAGAGCTTCGCAGTAACCCCACTCCTGGCTGCCAACTGCCAGAAACAGGGCCTGGCACTGGATGGCAAACTCAAGCATGGTGATACTAATCTGGCCTCTAGCACAATGTAAGCTCAAATGTAATTACCAGCCTCCATTTTCTATCTGTGACCCACTCTGCATGCCATGTATATAGTTCTGAGGTTTCACCTGCAATGAAGTCtacctatttctttttaagtggtTCTAGGCCAGTGTTCAGAGATCCCTGCAGGCCTGAGGGCCAAGAATAAGCTAAATAATGTCCACAGGACCAATGCCAGGCTTAGGTCACAGAcagcaagaaaggaaagagaggaaaattcTTTGCGTTGTCTAATATTTCACAGCTCACAAagtcttatatatatattatatctttgTAAGAATCCCATTAAAGTAGGCTGGATATGTgttcttattctattttatacttaaggaccctgaggctcagagagacgaAAGGACTTGTCCAAACTtgcacagctaataagtggcagaggtGGACAGGATTCTACTATGTGTCATCTGGCTGTAGCACCATGATCTCTAGAGTGGCTACTCTCTAGTGAAGACAGAAATGGAGTGAAAAGGCTAGGAGCtgagaaatgaaggaggaaaagggcCAAAGAAGGAGAATGATATAATAGGAATTGATAGAATTCTATCCAATTATTCATTTGGCCCTATACCTTTAGAGGCCCTAGTGTTAGATGTGTCTTCCACCAAAAGCCATCTGCCACCATCTGACAAGTGCTCATcgtcccctgcccctctccatgCCTTATCAATCTTATAACTATAGATTGTCATTGCTAGACCGACCCTTAGAAATTATCCAAACAgcattattttatagataaaggatCAGTATTCCAGAGCCATGAAGAGACTTTCCCAATATCATACAATTTTCTGTGTCTTACTTTCCAATCAGTGAGTTTTCACTGAGTACCTGTTACATGCTCATTCCTATGCTAGGTAATATGGGAGGATATAAAGAAGTTTTAGATATGCTCTGCCTTCAGTCAATTTATGGCCTAGATGGGGAACAAAGAAGAATGCAAAAGCAATCGAAAGGTTAAATGATAGCACACATGGTTCAGATTAGAAATTcaacagaatttaaaagaagACACCATAGCTGGAGTGGGCTTCCCGGAGAAGACTAAATGAGCTAGATATTAAGGCATGCGCAGGATCTAGATAgcaacagaggaaggaaagagcattccagattGGGAACACAGCATGGGCAAAGGCCAGAAAGGTGGGAATCTGCATGGCATGTTCTGAGTATGGAGAGAGGTTGGGTCTGCTCAGGTTGTATCCCAGGTGTTAGGGAGTTAGGGCAGAAAAGGTTAAAGAGGCTGAGTGGGGCCAGTTTGTTAAGGGTCGTGAAAGCCAAGCAGAAAGTAGTTATATTCAGAGATGTTGGTTCTTGAGCAGAGGGTGACATGGTAAAACTGGATGTAAGGAGCAGAAATGTGATTTCCATGAGTAGGAGAGATTAGAGCATGGGAGGCCTGTTAGAAAAGGTGCACAGGAAGGGACTGAGGGACTGAATaaattaccaccaccaccaccacccccctgcttaacaaacacacaaaaacgaATACTACCACCAGTCTTCATTCCAGTCTTCAACCTGGAATGAACAAGGAGCTGCTGGGGATCCTGGTGTCCTACAAAGTGAGAGTCAACTTGATGGTGTCTGGTGGAGGGTGAGTAAAGGGTCAGGGTCTGTctaggcaggggctggggagccacttttgttttccttccaggtGGACTGACCCAATCAAGCTGTTCCCCAGACCAGTTTCCCAAACCTGTGAGCTCAGTGAGCAAGCCACCTTCCCTTCTGGAAGCCCATTCTGCGGCTGGGTTGGCCTTCTGATCCCTTATCCCCCGGTAAAACTAGGTTGCCACTTTCATTTCCAGCTGCTAATTTTAGGGTGTCATTCTACCCTCAGCATCCTAGGCGACCTGATCACCAGGTAAGAGATGCTATGGGGAAGCCATGgggagcagggcctgggggcAAGAATGGGAGACTAAAAGAGTGCCAAGGGAGTGTCTGAGGACATCCCGGGACCAGAAAACTGAGGGAGGGAGGTTCAGGGAGTTGCCTTGGGGGAGATCCATAACTCTCCCTTGGAATCCTCCCAGCGATGTTGGTGTGGAGCTGCCCCTGATCCTGATGCATCCAAAGCCATCACATGGTGAGTGACCAGGTGGGACTCATAGGAGCGGTGGTCCTGAGTGTTGGGGACCAAGCAGTTCTGATCTCTTGAATCAAGGACTGGCAGTTTGGGTAGAGACTACATAGCAATAGGCAGGTTGGGTTCCTAGGttttcagggtgtgtgtgtgtgtgttggggggtagAGAGGAGAGGgttaaaaaaggagggggaagagaaacaCTTCTTCACTCTACTGAGGAGCCCCACATNNNNNNNNNNctccatttttatttcccctCCAGCGCTCtagagggtgggtggggagggacttTTGTGTTTGGAAGGTTGGGGAGGGAACTTAGGGAAACAAGCCAGAGTGGTTAGCTACGGAGAGGGGGCTGAGGATCTGAgctgggaagcagggaagggatcACAAAAAGGGAGTGAACGTGGACAATGCCCAGCAAGTTGTTCCTAACCCTCCATTCCATTCTTCTGCTTTGCAAGCTCTGAGGACATAGTCATTGAGGAGTTCGCTCGTCAGGAGCACCGTGGGGAGGAGAGCCAGGAGGCTTTGGCGGCGGAGGGGGATGAGGGAAGCTGAGCACCAAGCTCTGGTGCCTCTGTGTGGGAGCCCTACTGTAACGCTCTAATAAATCAGCTTGTCCAAGACATACCTGGCGATATCTTTGATATTTCCTTCTCCGGGAGGGTAACGGCACTAGAGAACAGCACTTTCTGCCCCTGTCAGTGAGTAGGTTACTCTGTAGCGTGTGCTTTTCCCCTAAAGGACCCCCGACTTTCCTCTGCCAAGGCTACCCACCCTCCGTGGGTCCTTCAACTCTCCCTCAGGGCCCTGGCCATCCCTACCCCAGCGCTACCACCGCAGCACCCTACTACCTCACTCTGGTGATCACCGACCTCTCCTCCCCGCAAGAGCTGTGGGCGTGGCCATGCTCCCAGGCCCGAGGCAGCGCCTAAGGCGAAGAGCAGCGGTTGGACTGAGAGCTCTGGGTGATCTCTCTCACCACCCTCGCAGGCGAGTCCCACAGGGAAGCCAGAGGCTTCTCCTGGAAACCACTGAGACGGTCTCTGCACAAATctggggaagcagagaagggaggggggtaTCTGGTTGGGCTTTGGAGATCGTGAGGTGTGACGGTACGGTATGGTATGGAGCGTGGGGGAGAGTCAGGGAAACCAACTTCCTCCTCGCTCAGGGTGATGGTTGGCCTACTTACCTACCACACAGTGGGGAGGATACCGCTCATCCTCCCCACTGGGGCACGTACTACATACAGCTTCAACTGCGCCTGCCAGGTGAGCTCACCACCAAGGCATcactcaatacatttttaaatgtttatttatttctagagacagagagcgcaagcggggttgggacggagagagggagacagaaaatctcaagcaggctccaggatctgagctgtcagtacagagctggatgtggggcgccaactgtgagatcctgacctgagctgaagtcggaagcctaaccgactgagccacccaggtgcccctcacacgATACATTTTTGCCCACTCCTCAGCCAGTTCACCTAGGGATTCTTCTCAGTTATCTATTGTAAGCACTGAGAAGCTGAGCCAGGACAACCTTCTCAAGGGCCATTCTCCACTTCTGGTTCTGAGACTACCTGGTATTGGAAGTAGAGGGGTGGAGTATCTGATTCTCATTTGCAGGCAATCATTAGAATTGATTTCCTGTCTAAGAAATCAATAGTGAATGTTTACTCTCATATCACTAACCTCAACCTCTTAGGCCTATTCATAACAGTAGGGTAGCACCAGCCTAGATTATCTGTGGATAAAGAAGGGGAAGACaaggggcacctatgtggcttaGTTAAttaagcatcctgctcttgactttggctcaggtcatgatctcgtttcATGGGTTGGAGGCCCACGtccagctctacactgacagctcaaagcctgcttgggattctttctctgcccctctcccattcatgcgcTCTGTATCgctcttaaataaacttaaaaaaattaaggggaagAAAGATATGAAGCTTCCCCAAATTACCAAaccctgctttgttttctctgccttcatctaATCTCCACCTATAACAAAATCCAAGAGGCTTTGAATCCTTAAATCTGCTACTCTATAGGGTCTTCcttaattaaaacagtatattgAGATTAGACCTGTGCAAGGATGGTAGGCCACTTGGTTTGTGGCCATAGCAGCCACCTTTAAGGGACCTTGttcctttggttctttttatttttcctttattaagttCTAGCCTTTAAAAAGCAAGTGTCTTTCCTTTCTAGACATTTTCTTATGCAGGTTCAGCTGCTGCTATGGGACACAGCTGGCCAGGAGTGCTCTTGAAGCCTAAATTCCTAGCTACATACATGGTTCGACTATGGCTGTGGCTGTCTAGGACATCACGACTGTTATGGcatgttttatttgaaaaagggATTGAGGGAAACAATAGGAAGGTTGGTAAGACTAGCAGAGTGGAAGTGCAAGAACATTACTTTCTCTAAACCTTTACTAAATGTTTCAACTCTCCGCAACAGTCTTGTAGACATCAATGCTTTAAAGGAGACACATAAGTGGGTACAAGATGTATGCACAGAAAGAGATGATGACATCATCATCGTGTTAGTGGGTAACATTGATCTGAACAACAAAAGGTAAGGTATAACTACAACTTCTGGCACACCTAGGGTTCCATCTCTATGGGGAGGGTCTACTGTGCTGTATTGACATGGAAGGAGTTACCAGTTTCAGGGACCAGAAAGATGATGGGTTAAAGGCTTCTATGGTTCCTGTCCTGGGGAGGCATCATTATACCTCAGCAGGATCTATCCGTATCCACTTTGAGTTACCACTTACCGCTATCTGGTCCCTTACATCAGTTCTCATTTGTCCAGACAAATCTCTGCAGACAATGGGAAGGAAAAATCCAGAGACCTCAATGGGATGTTTGACACCAGTGCCAAAACTGGTCACAACGTAAAATATGTAATACCCATTTCCCTTTATAATACTTCTGTTGCACTCTTAGCTCTAGCTAACCCCCCCTACCTACCCCCCCACTGGGGTTGGTATAAGGGTCATTTTCCCATCATGCAGTACAAAGGCCTGGGATTGTCTCTGAACCTggactttcacacacacacacacacatagctatTCTAGCACATGGCTTCTGCCCTTCTATCTAGAATTCATTTCCACTGAAGGAAGAGGAGTATCCTTTCTCCAAGCTTTGCTGGGACAGGAAGTATAAAGCAGAGAAGGCAAACCCTTTGCTGAGTTGATGGCCAAGCCTGACTATTTAAGGGAAAATGGGACTAACCAAAAGTAGCTCCCTGGTTTGCCTTCAAGCAACAGACATAAGATCAGAATTCCTCTTCTGGGTCTCCTAGCAGCTTCCCTGGGAATAGTTGAGATTTGACCCCAGTCACATTACTCTTACCTTAACACACACCTCAGTGGTTGAAATCCAATTGGAGCCCTCCATGGAGTCAGGCATCAAAATCTATTGCTCCTTTTCATAACTTAGTCTCTGCCTAATTTGATTAATTTATTGCATTTGGGCTTCCCAGTAATCCATCCCCACCCCTCAAACTTACAGTTTAAATACCTGGATACTTACTAAGCTTTCACACAATTCCTGAACTTAGGAGCACAACAAACCATGAatggtgccttggtggctcagtcggttgagcgtcctactcttgattttagctatggtcatgatcccagtgttatgggatcaagccccacatcaggctccacgctgagcatgaagcctgcttggcattctctctcttcctctctcccatttcccccgctcatgctatctctttctctaaaataaaattaaaaacaaaacaaaacaaaacccctgaaAATGCGATCATTCTTTCTTGACTGCCTCTTGCAGCTATGGGGTGGAAAGTTCTTGCAGGGCCCAGGAACCCCACCTTACTTTCTCTTACTGCTCAAAGATATCTATAGGGGATGCAGATCTACAACAGCTGGGATACCTCAAAGGCCAATACAGTTCATTCCCCACTGTTTTCTTATCTACACCCTCAATAAATGACTGGTCCTTTTGCCTCAGCCTGTTATTGCTCATGTCTTCTCCACACTATACCTGTACCTTTACAATGCAACTCTATCATGCTGGTGTACCAACAAAGAACCATTCCAAGTATCTCAAAGTGAGAACCAATTTAGGGCAGAGGCTTTTTGCCTCTTAGGCTCATGGCACCTTGCTGGGACTTTTTAGCACGTTTACCACACTTAGATGAGTTGTCTTAAAACCTGTTCaccacagaggcacctgggtggctcagttggttaagcgtccgacttcagctcaggtcattttctcaccgctggtgagtttgagccccatgtcgggctctgcactgacagctcagagcctggagcctgcttccagttctgtgtctccttctctctctgcccctctcccactcattctctgtctctttctctcaaaaataaataaacggtaaaaaaaaaaaaaacgttcacCAGAGGGAGAGTCAGGGAGAGTCTTGGACCTCAACATTCAGAAGACTCACTCTGCCAATATGCCTTTGGGCAAGTATCTGAGCCTCCAGTTTTTCAGATGGCCACTGGGGGGCAGCACAGCAAATAGGAGCATAGAATAGGAGTGGGATTTTGGAGGAAGCAGACAGCTAATAATTCTACCTTCAGTTCTACTCATTAGAATGTTGCTACTTGACAATAGCGCATAGTAAAGCTGATGGGATTTATAGAACAAGCCAGAAACTCCTCATAGAGATATACTATTTAGGACTGTTTCCCatatttgaagatttaaaaattcagatttccaaGTTCCACCTCAGATCAAAAAAATCACTCCCAAGGGAGGGGCCTGGAAATACATAATTAAGCTTCCCAAGCTTCTTTCAAGGGAAATTTGGGACTTTCATTATGGGGTACTTCACCCCATATCTCATTAGAAAACTTTCTTCTGAATGGGTATTTTAAACATGCCAACGGAAATGGTATAAGGTGTGGCCTGGAATATCTAACAACGGACTGGCAACAAAGAACATGGCAGGTTATTTGGGGGCTGGAGTAAAGAAGACAAGGAGGTCAACAGTACCATTCAACCTACAAGGTAGAAATTGGGAACCAATTTCTTAGTGCTGTCCCTGAAAGCAATGCATCCAAACCTCCCCCTTCATTTGTGTACCAGATCCAAgaatctggggaaggagaagataATGACATTAATACCATCCCAGCAGAGAAACGTCCAAAGCTCATGAGGAAAGGGGCGCTGCTTCCTCCAGTACCCCTAACCCTATACCATTCCTCAGTTACACTGAAGGTAAGGTTTCCGGGCCTCCCTAATGGACTGGCCAGATAGAGATGGTTGTGAAGTAGGTATAGTGTTGCTGTTACTTGCACTGGCTTTCCTCTCTTTGGAAGAACTTTTGTTTTGGACTCAACAGCATTGCAAACCCAGTCAGTATCATCCAAAAGTCAAACCAGCATTTCCTCAGCattgccttttactttttttggcagaggatggggcagggggaaCAGTCCCAGGGAGTCTCCAGAGTGTATGAGACTGGTAGTGCAAGGATGGGATGAGATGGCCAGGTAGATGGGGTGGAAGGCCCCCGAGATTcgtttttcttttggtttctatatGCTAATGAAAACAATATGACTTATGCATAATTGTCTCGCAcatggtattcaataaatgtcagttgcCTTTTCTAGCGGGATTCTCCACATGCTATACCTAGGTATCATCATCCTTCTTTCAGGGAATGAAGCTTATCTAGAACACTAGGGAACAAAAACTGCAGTACAGTTTGGGTAATGCAGATGGCTAGCTGGTTTGGGGCAGGGCGTCATTGTGTCCCCATCCTCTCCACTCTGCTCTGCTAGGGTGGGGCCAAGACTAGAGTTTCCCAAGAGGCTTCCCTGAGGCCTAGTCAGCTTATCCTAGAAGATTCAATGTGGAGGGCTATGGGCTGCAACTCTCTAGTGCACAGTCCTCTCTTTTTGGCGATGA includes:
- the ARR3 gene encoding arrestin-C codes for the protein MVIIVIQIYNYNFQMFVMLTCAFRYGHDDLDVIGLTFRKDLYVQVQQVFPPEPTSTQGPLTVLQERLLQKLGDNAYPFTLQMVVNLPCSVTLQPGPEDAGKACGIDFEVKSFCAENLEEKISKRDSVRLVVRKVQFAPLEPGPGPCAQTVRHFLLSSQPLQLQAWMDREVHYHGKPISVNVSVNNCTNKVIKKIKISVDQITDVVLYSLDKYTKTVFIQEFTETIAANSNFSKSFAVTPLLAANCQKQGLALDGKLKHGDTNLASSTILHSSLQPGMNKELLGILVSYKVRVNLMVSGGGILGDLITSDVGVELPLILMHPKPSHGDSEDIVIEEFARQEHRGEESQEALAAEGDEGS